ATCTCCTCGCCGCCGACGATGGCACCGATAGTTACCGGCACAATGAGTGGGGCAAGTTTGCGAATCTGGCTCACGATGCCCCCCTCGAGGCGCTCCAGTTCGTACCCGCGTGCCTTCTGGGCATCGAGGGTGATCGAGAAGTCACGGCCCAGTGTGGGTACGAAGCGGAAAGCCAGGTCGGTGGCGTAGGCAAATTTGTCGGGCAAGCCCAGGCCGCGGAAGGTGACACCGTAGAGCCGGGGGTCCACAGTGTAGGGAATGATGATAGCCAGTCCGCTGATGGCCAGCATACGCGTCATCTGGCTGAGGCCGAACATGACGCGCTCGGCGGTGACGGGGAAATTGATCTCGCGCCCGAGAATGGGGAGGGTGAAAGAGGGGAGATAGAAGAGCACGTGCTCCTCGGTATAAACACCGGTCCCCCCTCTTCCAGTCACGAACGCGAGCAGGGTCAGGAAGGTGATGAACCCCCCAACCAGAATCCATACCCGCCGGGTTTCACGAAAGGTGAGCCTAGCCAGCACGAACTGGCCCAAGGAGACGGCCAGGAAAAGCAACATCACCCGCAGGTCCCAGAACTGGATGATCGAGAACAGCATACACAGCATGAAGATGAGACGGGCCCGAGGGTCCAGTTTCTGGATGATGGTATTCCGTTCCCGATATCTCCAGGTGACCAGCATTTACCGGCCCGTCCTCTGAGCGACAGCGAAATAGGCCACCAGCAAGATGGGCAACAGGATGACCATATTGAGGATGTTCGGCACCGCTGCGGGCATGAACTCGCCGATGACTGCGGTCATCAGGCTGTAGCCGTTGATCCAGATGTCGGCGATAGCGGCGAAGCCGATGCCGATGATCACCCCCAGCGCGCCCCATACCTCTGCGGCGGCTACATCCAGGTGGAAGCGTTCCAACAGGAAGCGGCCTGCGATTATCAGCACGCCGGCGATGACGGCTGCCCAAGACCAGAAACTGAAGTCCTCGATCTCGCCTGTCCAGGGGCCGATCACCTTTGGATTGATGAACACGAGTGCCGCGAAGATGGCCAGCAGGACGATGGTGACGACGGTCAGCGTGTTCAGGCTGCGCTTCTTGTCAGCGAAGAGGAGGACCAAACCGGGGACAAAGCCCATCAGGCCGTTGCCCATGTCCCAGGCCGGATAGACACCCCAGCCGCTGAGGAAGTCACCCAGGATATTGCCAGCCGCGCCGGTGAAGAAGCCCACCACCGGGCCAAAAATATACCCGAAGAAGATGGGGATCACCACCGCCGGGCGCAGGGCTACTTGGCTGACGGACGGCATAGGGATGGTGTTGAAGACCCAGCAGAAAACCCCATAAAGCGCGGCGCCGAGAGCCATGTAAACCACCTGGCGGGTTCCAACCTCCCAGGCTTTATTGTCCGCCGTGGCGAAGTAAATGATGAAGATGAGCACCGCACCAATGGCCACGAAGACGGCCCACATGATCCCCTGGAGTTGGCCTCCCGAAGCGATATTGACGAGAAGCATGAGGGCAATGAGCAAAACGAAGACGGCCACCCAGGTCAATAATTTGTTCTGCATCTCCATTCTCCTTTCTTGATTTTATTTGGTTTGACCCCGCCACCCTCCACGCGGAGTTAAGCCACTACGTTCCGGAGCAGCGAGCCAGCGCTTCGGCGCGCATGAATCGTCCCGTGCGTCCCAGTGCTTCCAGATTGGCTTGCAGGAGCGATGTCGGATACAAGTGACATTCTCTTAACAGTTCGGGATCCGAAAGCACCTCCTCCGGCTTCCCGTCGCCGACGATGCGTCCCTCATCCATGAGGACCACCCGGTTGGCGTAACTGACCGCCAAATCGAGGTCATGGGTGATGAAAAGAATAGCCGAGAAGTAAGGCAATCGCAGGATACAATCCATGAATTCCATGTAATTGCGGTAATCCTGTCCGGCGGTAGGCTCATCCATTGCCAGTATGCGCGAGCGCATAGCCAAGATCGCAGCGATGCTAACCCGCTTCTGCTGGCCGAAACTGAGGGCCAGGGGCGGGTAGTTCTCCAGTCCCCTCAGGTTCAGGGTGCGCACCGCCTCCGCCACGCCCTCCTCGATGTCCTGCGCGCTGTAGCCCAAGTTGCGCGGACCGAAAGCCAGTTCTTCTCGCACCGTCGGCGCGAAGAGCATGTGGCTGGGGCTCTGGAAGACGTAGCCCAGGGTGCGCGCCAGTTGCGCCGTGCTCGTCTGGCGCGTATCCTGCCCGGCCACGATGACCTGACCCACGGTGGGCTTCAGCAAGCCGATGGCATGTTTCACCAGTGTGGTCTTGCCCGCGCCATTGGGGCCGAGGATGGCGAGCACGTCGCCGGAACGGATGGTGAGGTTGATATCGCGCAGGGCAGTGAGACCATCTTGATAGGCGAAGGTAACGTTGTCAAACACGACCAATGGCTCGCCCGCGCTGACTTGGGCAGTAAAGGCTGCGGCGGATTCCATCTCGGACTCGATTTCCTTGGCCTTCTCCATCACCAGCGGCGCAGGCAACTTCACCTCACCGTATTCGACGGCGCGGGCGAAGCCGTCCAGGTCACCGAAGTAGCGCTGCTGGCCTTGCACCAGAAAGAGCGCCTTGTCGGGTCTGATGGAGAGCACATCCTCGACGCGGTGCTCGATGATGATGATCGTGCGCCCCTCGTCGGCCAAGCGGCGTATCATCGCCAACGCCTCGTGGGCACTGAATGGATCGAGGTTGGCGAGCGGCTCGTCGAGGAGGAGGATGGAGGGTCGCATGGCAAGCGTGCCGGCAATGGCGACCTTTTGCTTCTCGCCGCCGGAGAGGTAGAACGTCTCGCGGTCGCGCAGGTGGTCAATGCGCAGATAGTCCAGCGTTTCCTCGACGGTATCTATGATCTTCTCGCGGGGCCAGCCCAGATTTTCCAGCCCGAAAGCCACTTCATCGAGCACGCAACTGCCCATGATCTGCTTCTCGGGGTCCTGGAGCACCGTGCCGACGATGCGGGAGATATCGGCTAATTTCATGCTGGTAGTCTCTTGACCGTAGAGGAGGACGCGACCGCGGA
This portion of the Chloroflexota bacterium genome encodes:
- a CDS encoding energy-coupling factor transporter transmembrane protein EcfT, with product MLVTWRYRERNTIIQKLDPRARLIFMLCMLFSIIQFWDLRVMLLFLAVSLGQFVLARLTFRETRRVWILVGGFITFLTLLAFVTGRGGTGVYTEEHVLFYLPSFTLPILGREINFPVTAERVMFGLSQMTRMLAISGLAIIIPYTVDPRLYGVTFRGLGLPDKFAYATDLAFRFVPTLGRDFSITLDAQKARGYELERLEGGIVSQIRKLAPLIVPVTIGAIVGGEEIADAMDLRAFGVARRTWLHQLTYQRRDKILIAISVGIFLLSTALSILGWGKFWVPEWLLQMART
- a CDS encoding ECF transporter S component — translated: MQNKLLTWVAVFVLLIALMLLVNIASGGQLQGIMWAVFVAIGAVLIFIIYFATADNKAWEVGTRQVVYMALGAALYGVFCWVFNTIPMPSVSQVALRPAVVIPIFFGYIFGPVVGFFTGAAGNILGDFLSGWGVYPAWDMGNGLMGFVPGLVLLFADKKRSLNTLTVVTIVLLAIFAALVFINPKVIGPWTGEIEDFSFWSWAAVIAGVLIIAGRFLLERFHLDVAAAEVWGALGVIIGIGFAAIADIWINGYSLMTAVIGEFMPAAVPNILNMVILLPILLVAYFAVAQRTGR
- a CDS encoding ABC transporter ATP-binding protein translates to MATDTPAVIVENLSFRYHTRLDQAIQDISFELWPGEILLVAGASGCGKTTLMRCINGLIPRSYKGDLRGRVLLYGQETTSMKLADISRIVGTVLQDPEKQIMGSCVLDEVAFGLENLGWPREKIIDTVEETLDYLRIDHLRDRETFYLSGGEKQKVAIAGTLAMRPSILLLDEPLANLDPFSAHEALAMIRRLADEGRTIIIIEHRVEDVLSIRPDKALFLVQGQQRYFGDLDGFARAVEYGEVKLPAPLVMEKAKEIESEMESAAAFTAQVSAGEPLVVFDNVTFAYQDGLTALRDINLTIRSGDVLAILGPNGAGKTTLVKHAIGLLKPTVGQVIVAGQDTRQTSTAQLARTLGYVFQSPSHMLFAPTVREELAFGPRNLGYSAQDIEEGVAEAVRTLNLRGLENYPPLALSFGQQKRVSIAAILAMRSRILAMDEPTAGQDYRNYMEFMDCILRLPYFSAILFITHDLDLAVSYANRVVLMDEGRIVGDGKPEEVLSDPELLRECHLYPTSLLQANLEALGRTGRFMRAEALARCSGT